The following is a genomic window from Neurospora crassa OR74A linkage group III, whole genome shotgun sequence.
GCTGCGCGCCGGCGCCAGCATTCTCACGGTACATGGCCGGCGGCGCGAGCAAAAGGGGCATCAGACGGGGCTCGCCGACTGGGAGTACATCCGCTACCTGCGAGAGAACCTGCCCAAGGAGACGGTCATCTTCGCCAACGGCAACATCTTGCAGCACGCGGACTTGGAGAAGTGCTTAGCGGCCACGGGCGCTGACGGCGTTATGAGCGCCGAGGGCAACCTCAGCGACCCAGGCCTCTTCGCCAGGCCGCCGGCCGTCGGCGAAGAAGGGAGGGAGTACTGGCGTAGCAAGGATGGCAGCCGCGGCGGCTGGCGCGTTGACGCCGTGCTGAGGAGATACCTGGATATCATCTACAAGTACGTgctggagcagcagccgccagTGAGGAGGCCGCTGTTCATGCcgggtgatgatgttgcaTGGCTTGAAGAGgcttcctccacctccttcgaAACAACACAGGCCAACGACGACAGTGAAGGACCAGCACGAAAGAAGCACAAGTCCGCCAACGGCAGCgcttcaaccaccaccactaccaccgccgcctcttcctcctctctaaacaccaccagcaacagcaacaaccccCACCTAGACAAAAAAGCTCTCCAAACCTCCCCCAACCTCGTCTCCATGCAACCCCACTGCTTCCACCTCCTGCGGCACTTCGTGACCCACCACACCGACGTCCGCGACCTCCTTGCCCGCGCGCGGAACGGTTCTGAAATCGGCAAATACGAAGCCATCCTGTCTCAAGTCGAGCGCAAGGTCGCCCTGGGACTTCTCGAGTACGAGCGCACCGGCGGCTCGTCATTCGACGTCGACGTCCTGGAAACCTTGTACCAGGAAACGGAAGACTCCAAAGATGACCCGGAAAGCTCGGCACaggcgaggagggagaaCAAGAGGCCTTGGTGGGTGGTCCAGCCAATTATTCGGCCGTTGCCCAAGGAGGCGTTGGCGAAGGGGGCGTTGCAGCTGAGCAAGAAGGAACTGAAAGCGCAGGCGGCAAAGaaggctgctggtggtggtggtggtggtgatgcggaGGCTACGGTTGCTTCCAATCTCGGgtcgaaggagaaggaggagaagaagacggcgTCTGAAGAGGCGCTGGTTCCTGTTCAGGGACAGAATGGCGGGGAGACAGCGGTGGAGTCGCTGGAGACTACTACGAATTATCCCAAGAGTGAGCTGGTTAGTGGGTGAATCTCTCTTCCTTTACCGGTCTGGCCATGTATACATTAACCGGGTGCTCTTGAAGGTGGTTGGGTTTGTATAGAGATGTTGGCATATTGTGATGGAGCTTTGGTTTATAGATGTTAGAAGGAGCATTGTTAGAGAGTATCATACCCCTTATTTGAGTGCAAATACGGTCTCTTCCGATCAACGTACCGCTCCAATCACTGTGATGTCATTGC
Proteins encoded in this region:
- a CDS encoding tRNA-dihydrouridine synthase 1, producing MASHSATTASSLTSAAANLGATEANATTTPRAPKRTKLHGRAFYESIGSPKYIVAPMVDQSEFAWRMLTRSFLPADEQHKLLCYTPMFHARLFTEAPKYRDSHFQPIRGPLTADSPRPDSSDYVPFLDGNPEFDRSLFVQFCANDPAYLLSAAKLVAPYCDAVDLNLGCPQGIAKRGQYGSFLQENQELIFELINTLHKELDIPVTAKIRILDTKEATLKYAQNVLRAGASILTVHGRRREQKGHQTGLADWEYIRYLRENLPKETVIFANGNILQHADLEKCLAATGADGVMSAEGNLSDPGLFARPPAVGEEGREYWRSKDGSRGGWRVDAVLRRYLDIIYKYVLEQQPPVRRPLFMPGDDVAWLEEASSTSFETTQANDDSEGPARKKHKSANGSASTTTTTTAASSSSLNTTSNSNNPHLDKKALQTSPNLVSMQPHCFHLLRHFVTHHTDVRDLLARARNGSEIGKYEAILSQVERKVALGLLEYERTGGSSFDVDVLETLYQETEDSKDDPESSAQARRENKRPWWVVQPIIRPLPKEALAKGALQLSKKELKAQAAKKAAGGGGGGDAEATVASNLGSKEKEEKKTASEEALVPVQGQNGGETAVESLETTTNYPKSELVSG